One stretch of Chlamydia abortus DNA includes these proteins:
- the mutY gene encoding A/G-specific adenine glycosylase, protein MTKIAFSERAKNFPIGKLKQWFIENKRSFPWRDDPSPYNVWVSEVMLQQTRAEVVVKYFIEWMKKFPTIESLATANEEDVIKAWEGLGYYTRVRNLLHGARMVMTDFGGKLPDDPLDLMQIKGLGPYTVHAILAFAFKRRTAAVDGNVLRVISRVFLIDASIDLESTKTWVFRIVLSFLPAEDPQVIAEALIELGACICKRAPKCDICPLQSICGAFKEGRQKSLPVRHARKKTVTLFRWVAIVLYNDCIVLEQRKPEEMMAGLYEFPYIEVKSLEDLSDIDGLVHDMEEYVQAPLVFAGELEEQRHAFTHYKVHLIPKIFYAKSKPKAELLYPLDSIDSLPFSSGHRKIKAWLLEHPYATFHSELIQV, encoded by the coding sequence ATGACAAAGATAGCTTTTTCTGAAAGGGCGAAGAATTTTCCTATAGGAAAGTTAAAACAATGGTTTATAGAGAATAAACGTAGCTTTCCTTGGAGAGACGATCCTTCGCCTTACAACGTATGGGTTTCTGAAGTTATGCTTCAGCAAACTCGAGCGGAGGTTGTAGTAAAATATTTTATTGAATGGATGAAAAAATTTCCTACCATAGAATCGTTAGCTACAGCTAATGAGGAGGACGTGATTAAGGCCTGGGAAGGCCTGGGATATTATACGCGAGTCCGAAATCTTTTGCATGGCGCGCGCATGGTCATGACAGATTTTGGTGGGAAGCTTCCTGATGATCCTTTAGATTTAATGCAGATAAAAGGTTTAGGTCCTTATACAGTACACGCCATTCTAGCATTTGCTTTTAAAAGAAGAACCGCAGCGGTCGATGGCAATGTACTACGTGTAATCAGTAGAGTATTTTTGATAGATGCTTCTATAGATTTAGAGTCTACGAAAACATGGGTATTTAGAATTGTTTTGTCCTTTTTGCCTGCGGAAGATCCTCAAGTTATTGCTGAAGCTTTGATAGAACTCGGAGCGTGTATTTGTAAACGTGCTCCTAAGTGTGATATTTGTCCTTTACAGTCTATTTGTGGCGCTTTTAAAGAAGGAAGACAAAAATCTCTTCCTGTACGTCATGCTAGGAAAAAAACTGTGACGCTATTTCGTTGGGTAGCCATTGTTCTGTATAACGATTGTATTGTTCTTGAACAGAGAAAACCCGAGGAGATGATGGCCGGGTTGTACGAATTCCCTTATATAGAGGTGAAGTCTTTGGAAGATCTTTCGGACATAGATGGATTAGTGCACGACATGGAAGAGTACGTACAGGCTCCCTTGGTTTTTGCTGGGGAACTCGAAGAACAACGTCATGCATTTACTCACTATAAGGTACACCTGATTCCCAAAATTTTTTATGCAAAATCCAAGCCAAAAGCAGAGCTTCTCTATCCTTTAGATAGTATAGATTCTTTACCTTTTTCTTCTGGGCATAGGAAAATCAAGGCATGGTTATTAGAGCATCCTTATGCTACCTTTCATTCTGAACTTATACAGGTTTGA
- a CDS encoding FliO/MopB family protein, producing the protein MPNKIFSFLIFCMDDLALADTSSEQIHLPGMFPENMKLEMFKMLGSLTLLLALFGIGVWAFKKFLRSKGQGLGNSSTIKILDRRSINPKTCIYILRVVNKILVIAESGENITLLSEFPPDTDINDLMQQNEKKRSSPTSAFLSKSIQKFHKNKKTDDSRVSNFTDKEV; encoded by the coding sequence ATGCCGAATAAAATCTTTTCTTTTCTCATATTTTGTATGGATGACCTTGCTCTTGCTGATACTTCTAGCGAGCAAATACATCTCCCAGGAATGTTTCCAGAAAATATGAAACTGGAAATGTTTAAAATGCTGGGCTCCTTAACTCTGCTACTTGCTTTGTTTGGCATCGGAGTTTGGGCTTTTAAGAAGTTCCTAAGATCCAAGGGTCAAGGGCTAGGGAACTCTTCAACAATAAAAATTCTTGATAGACGCTCCATAAATCCAAAAACTTGCATCTACATCCTTCGCGTTGTAAATAAAATTCTTGTTATTGCGGAATCGGGAGAAAACATTACCCTACTTTCAGAATTTCCTCCTGATACGGACATTAACGACCTCATGCAGCAAAATGAAAAAAAACGATCATCACCTACCTCGGCTTTTCTCAGTAAGAGTATTCAAAAATTTCATAAGAATAAGAAAACAGACGACTCTCGTGTTTCTAATTTTACTGATAAAGAAGTGTAA
- a CDS encoding YbjN domain-containing protein — translation MTTWSLNQNNLSKYLTHAGLEPLLEKESGLTYINIQAEDHELPLFFVIRSKGEILQMICYFPYQLYDNQKEATARLLHLLNRDVDIPGFGMDEEQGLIFYRLVIPCLQGEMNETLLRVYIDTIKLVCDSFSHSIGLISSGNMNLDELKKQARKEKNE, via the coding sequence ATGACAACATGGTCTTTAAATCAAAATAACTTATCAAAATATCTCACACATGCGGGATTAGAACCTCTTTTAGAGAAAGAAAGTGGTTTAACTTATATCAACATTCAAGCTGAAGATCATGAACTCCCCTTATTTTTTGTGATTCGCAGTAAAGGAGAAATCCTTCAAATGATATGTTACTTTCCCTATCAGCTCTATGATAACCAAAAAGAAGCGACAGCACGGCTCCTCCATTTACTTAATAGAGATGTAGATATTCCTGGGTTCGGCATGGACGAAGAACAGGGACTCATTTTCTATCGTTTAGTTATTCCCTGCCTACAAGGGGAAATGAATGAAACATTGTTACGTGTATATATCGACACAATTAAATTAGTTTGCGATAGTTTTTCTCACTCTATCGGTTTGATCTCTTCAGGAAATATGAATCTTGATGAATTGAAAAAACAGGCACGTAAAGAAAAAAATGAATAA
- a CDS encoding cysteine desulfurase family protein, with product MIYLDNNAMASLEPGLLDFLQQLFSQGIYANPSSVHSAGKKSRKLIHDTTGLIQRVLSFPGKIIYTSSATESLNLAIASLPKGSHVITCSSEHPAIIEPLKHADLSVSYLDPEQGSCVVSPQQIEAAIRPTTSAIVLGWVNSEIGAKIHIEAIAQIANERHLQFIVDATAIIGRERVSIPQGVTMVAFSGHKFHALSGIGALLISSGVKVAPLIWGGGQQGGVRSGTENLWGIASLFYIFTMLEKQQEEIAERIAHYRNNFEKRLKEHIPEMHIHCEHQPRVNNISAIAFPPLEGEVMQIALDIEGIACGYGSACSSGATTAFKSLVAMNMEQDVATATLRFSFSHLLAQEDLDLAIEKIVKVVTRLKDAW from the coding sequence ATGATTTATTTGGATAATAACGCTATGGCTTCTTTGGAGCCGGGGCTTTTAGATTTTCTACAGCAACTGTTTAGTCAGGGCATTTATGCGAATCCTTCAAGCGTCCATAGTGCCGGAAAGAAATCTCGAAAACTCATTCATGATACTACCGGTTTAATTCAGAGAGTTCTGTCTTTTCCTGGAAAGATAATTTATACGTCAAGTGCCACAGAAAGTTTGAATCTTGCTATTGCTAGCCTTCCTAAAGGCAGTCATGTCATTACCTGTAGTAGTGAACATCCGGCGATTATCGAGCCTTTAAAACATGCTGATCTTTCCGTTTCCTATTTAGATCCCGAACAAGGAAGTTGTGTAGTTAGTCCTCAGCAAATAGAAGCCGCGATTCGCCCAACCACTTCCGCTATTGTTTTGGGTTGGGTAAATAGCGAAATTGGCGCAAAAATCCATATAGAGGCAATAGCACAGATCGCTAACGAACGTCATCTACAATTTATTGTAGATGCTACAGCTATTATAGGTAGAGAGAGGGTGAGTATTCCTCAAGGCGTGACTATGGTTGCCTTCAGTGGACATAAGTTTCATGCACTCTCAGGAATAGGTGCTCTTCTTATCTCTTCAGGGGTGAAGGTCGCTCCTTTAATTTGGGGCGGTGGTCAGCAAGGAGGAGTACGTTCAGGAACAGAAAATCTCTGGGGTATAGCTTCGCTGTTTTATATTTTCACCATGTTAGAGAAACAGCAGGAAGAAATAGCCGAAAGAATTGCACATTATCGCAATAACTTTGAAAAACGTCTGAAAGAACATATTCCTGAGATGCATATTCATTGTGAGCATCAACCTCGAGTGAATAATATTTCCGCTATAGCTTTCCCTCCTTTAGAAGGTGAGGTCATGCAAATCGCTTTAGATATCGAAGGTATCGCCTGTGGCTATGGTTCTGCATGTTCTTCTGGAGCTACTACAGCTTTTAAATCCTTAGTTGCTATGAACATGGAACAGGATGTTGCTACAGCCACGTTAAGGTTTTCTTTCTCTCATTTATTAGCTCAGGAAGATCTGGATTTGGCTATAGAAAAGATTGTCAAGGTAGTTACTCGATTAAAAGATGCTTGGTAA
- a CDS encoding HAD family hydrolase, protein MDKLLITDIDGTITHLPHHLDPKIVQRLIHLHHAGWGIFFLTGRYFSYAHQLFKDFPIPYLLGCQNGACVWSSVENQFLYFQNIPHEILPALEMCVEDSHVVCSIESGALYQDHYYRHVDCSTAKDLLRHLDPVYFPSAKDRERLVETKKLSKDYPNATFAVAKIFGKKNEVEKVQERIIQSQELVNNLTITFMRWPFDFDYAILFMTDKSVSKGCAVDRVVDIVYEGQKPFIIASGDDANDIDLIEHGDFKIVMSSAPESMHMIADFLASPAKELGILSAWEAGVAQYHRIKNA, encoded by the coding sequence ATGGATAAATTGCTCATTACGGATATAGACGGTACGATTACTCATCTTCCACACCATTTGGATCCTAAAATTGTTCAGCGTTTAATCCATCTCCATCATGCTGGGTGGGGCATATTTTTTCTTACTGGCAGGTATTTTTCTTACGCGCATCAGCTCTTCAAAGATTTTCCTATTCCCTATTTATTGGGTTGTCAAAATGGTGCTTGTGTTTGGTCTTCAGTAGAGAATCAATTTCTATATTTTCAAAATATTCCCCATGAAATTTTACCCGCGTTAGAAATGTGTGTAGAGGATAGTCATGTCGTTTGTTCTATAGAATCGGGAGCTCTGTATCAAGACCATTATTATCGCCACGTTGATTGTTCTACTGCGAAAGATCTTTTGCGTCACCTAGACCCTGTGTATTTTCCTAGTGCGAAAGACCGCGAGAGATTAGTAGAAACTAAAAAACTGTCTAAGGACTATCCTAACGCCACGTTTGCTGTTGCGAAAATCTTTGGTAAGAAAAACGAGGTAGAAAAGGTCCAGGAGAGGATTATCCAATCGCAAGAGTTAGTGAACAATTTGACCATTACATTCATGCGTTGGCCGTTTGATTTTGACTATGCCATTTTGTTCATGACGGACAAATCCGTCTCTAAGGGTTGTGCTGTGGATCGTGTCGTTGACATAGTTTATGAGGGACAAAAGCCGTTTATTATAGCTTCAGGGGATGATGCGAATGATATTGATTTGATAGAGCATGGTGACTTTAAGATCGTCATGAGCTCCGCTCCGGAATCTATGCATATGATTGCAGATTTTCTTGCCTCCCCAGCGAAAGAGCTAGGTATTCTTTCGGCATGGGAGGCAGGTGTTGCACAATACCACAGAATTAAGAACGCTTAG
- a CDS encoding CNNM domain-containing protein, whose amino-acid sequence MTDSPFFWLGINFLCIVLQGFYSMMEMACVSFNRVRLQYYLTKDHKKARYINFLIRRPYRLFGTVMLGVNIALQVGSESSRNCYKALGFSPDYAPFTQIFLVVIFAELLPLTISRKVPERLALWGAPILYYSHYVFYPLIQFIGSLTEGLYYLLNIKKEKLNSTLSRDEFQKALETHHEEQDFNVIATNIFSLSATSADQVCLPLDQVTMLPSTANAKDLRRKIKNTDMEFIPVYHKVRKNVIGIALPKDFVNKRPDDALIHNLHSPWFITAKSKLIRILKEFRDNRSSVAVVLNSSGEPMGILSLSAIFNILFNTTNIAQLKPKTVSVIERTFPGNTPLEDLQKELGIELTRYGVETLAQLVLQLLDTPAEIGTSVITDNLLLEVKEVSLYGIKSVSIKNLLS is encoded by the coding sequence ATGACTGACTCTCCTTTCTTTTGGCTTGGAATTAATTTTCTATGCATTGTCCTTCAAGGATTTTATTCCATGATGGAAATGGCTTGCGTTTCTTTCAATCGCGTACGCTTGCAATATTATTTAACCAAAGATCATAAGAAAGCTCGTTATATTAATTTTCTTATTCGCCGTCCTTACCGCCTGTTCGGAACGGTAATGCTCGGTGTGAATATAGCGCTTCAAGTGGGCTCTGAATCATCGCGGAATTGTTATAAAGCTTTAGGTTTTTCCCCTGATTATGCTCCATTCACTCAGATTTTCCTTGTGGTCATTTTTGCTGAACTTCTTCCGTTAACGATATCACGTAAGGTTCCTGAGAGATTAGCGCTTTGGGGTGCCCCCATCTTATATTACTCCCACTATGTATTTTATCCCTTAATTCAGTTTATAGGTAGTCTCACTGAAGGACTTTATTACCTTTTAAACATCAAGAAAGAAAAACTGAACTCCACGTTAAGTCGTGATGAATTTCAAAAAGCTTTAGAAACACATCATGAAGAACAAGACTTTAATGTGATTGCGACAAATATTTTCTCTTTAAGTGCAACATCCGCAGATCAAGTCTGTCTTCCCCTAGATCAGGTGACGATGTTGCCTTCTACAGCAAATGCGAAAGATTTACGCCGTAAGATTAAAAATACTGATATGGAATTTATCCCTGTTTATCACAAGGTACGTAAAAATGTGATAGGCATAGCGCTTCCCAAAGATTTTGTAAACAAACGCCCTGATGATGCTTTAATTCACAACCTCCATTCACCCTGGTTCATTACAGCAAAATCTAAATTAATACGTATCTTAAAAGAGTTTAGGGATAATCGTTCTAGTGTTGCTGTTGTTTTGAATTCCTCTGGAGAACCTATGGGAATTCTGAGTTTAAGTGCGATTTTTAACATCCTATTTAATACGACGAACATTGCGCAACTAAAACCTAAAACTGTCTCTGTAATAGAAAGAACATTCCCTGGAAATACGCCCCTAGAAGACCTACAAAAAGAGTTGGGTATTGAACTTACACGTTATGGAGTAGAAACCCTAGCACAATTAGTGTTACAATTGTTAGATACCCCTGCTGAAATTGGTACATCCGTAATTACGGATAACCTTCTTTTAGAAGTTAAAGAAGTTTCATTATATGGCATTAAAAGTGTCTCAATTAAGAATCTGCTCTCGTAG
- a CDS encoding enoyl-[acyl-carrier-protein] reductase translates to MLKIDLTGKIAFIAGIGDDQGYGWGIAKALAEAGATILVGTWVPIYKIFTQSWDLGKFDQSRKLSDGNLLEIKKIYPMDASFDKPEDVPEDIAENKRYKGISGYTVSEVVERITKDFGHIDILVHSLANSPEISKPLLETSRKGYLAALSTSSYSLVSLLAHFGPIMPQGSTSVSLTYLASSRAVPGYGGGMSAAKAALESDTKMLAWEAGRKWGVRVNTISAGPLASRAGKAIGFIEQMVDYYLDWTPIPEPMTTEQVGAVAAFLASPLASAITGETLYVDHGANIMGIGPEMLPKRS, encoded by the coding sequence ATGTTAAAAATCGATTTAACTGGGAAAATAGCTTTTATAGCAGGGATTGGTGACGATCAAGGCTATGGCTGGGGAATCGCTAAAGCACTAGCAGAAGCGGGGGCCACTATTCTCGTAGGAACCTGGGTGCCCATCTATAAAATCTTCACGCAGTCTTGGGATTTAGGAAAATTTGATCAATCGAGAAAATTATCTGATGGCAACCTCTTAGAAATTAAAAAAATCTATCCTATGGACGCTAGTTTTGATAAACCAGAAGATGTCCCTGAGGATATTGCAGAAAATAAGCGTTATAAGGGCATTTCGGGATATACTGTCTCAGAGGTTGTTGAACGCATTACTAAAGATTTCGGTCATATTGATATTTTAGTCCACTCCCTAGCCAACAGTCCGGAAATTTCTAAACCACTTTTAGAAACATCACGTAAAGGCTATTTAGCTGCATTAAGCACATCCAGTTACTCCTTAGTGAGTTTATTAGCTCACTTTGGGCCTATTATGCCTCAAGGAAGCACGAGTGTTTCTTTAACTTACCTAGCTTCTTCTCGAGCAGTTCCAGGATATGGCGGAGGCATGAGCGCAGCAAAAGCTGCTTTAGAAAGTGATACAAAAATGCTTGCATGGGAAGCAGGAAGAAAGTGGGGCGTCCGTGTAAACACTATTTCGGCAGGTCCTCTAGCCAGTCGCGCAGGAAAAGCGATTGGATTTATCGAGCAAATGGTCGATTATTATTTAGATTGGACCCCGATTCCTGAGCCGATGACAACAGAACAAGTAGGAGCCGTTGCCGCTTTTCTAGCTTCTCCGTTAGCTAGCGCAATTACCGGAGAAACTCTCTATGTGGATCACGGCGCCAATATCATGGGCATTGGTCCTGAAATGCTTCCTAAGCGTTCTTAA
- a CDS encoding MazG nucleotide pyrophosphohydrolase domain-containing protein, giving the protein MKNIDFSQLLKLVRKMVLDGVCPWTDRQDFDSIISHILQECQELCEAVHEGHSVEEVTSEAGDVLTLVLLLCFKMELLGMSSVGAIVSEAFAKIRRRAPHVFDTSTTISYEEARQAWALAKLEEKRGK; this is encoded by the coding sequence ATGAAAAATATAGATTTTTCTCAGTTGCTAAAGCTTGTTAGAAAAATGGTCTTAGATGGTGTCTGTCCTTGGACAGATCGTCAAGATTTTGATTCGATAATCAGTCATATTCTTCAAGAGTGTCAGGAGCTTTGTGAAGCTGTTCATGAAGGGCACTCTGTTGAGGAGGTGACCTCTGAAGCTGGTGATGTCCTTACACTCGTGTTGTTATTATGTTTTAAGATGGAGTTACTAGGCATGTCTTCAGTCGGGGCGATTGTTAGCGAAGCTTTCGCTAAAATCCGTCGTAGGGCTCCTCATGTTTTCGACACGAGTACAACCATTTCTTATGAAGAAGCCAGGCAGGCGTGGGCTCTTGCTAAACTTGAAGAAAAACGAGGAAAATAG
- a CDS encoding PP2C family protein-serine/threonine phosphatase, giving the protein MQNTVDFDYFGLSDIGMVRSRNEDFWQVNLSSRAVAIADGMGGCSGGDVASHEAIFSLMELIDARQPYLAEFKDDQYREALKVILSEVNDTLYEHSLMETRLRGMGTTLSFMQFFREKAWLLHVGDSRIYRLRGDELACLTEDHSLANQLKNRYGLSKQLDKVYPYRHILTNVLGSRPYVTPDIRDISYEKEDLFVFCSDGLTNMVSDADIRDILLQTTTLEEGGNILISLANSRGGSDNVTIVLVRIQ; this is encoded by the coding sequence ATGCAAAATACTGTAGATTTTGATTATTTTGGTCTTAGCGACATAGGGATGGTTCGCTCCCGAAATGAGGATTTTTGGCAGGTAAATCTTTCTTCGAGAGCTGTGGCTATTGCCGATGGTATGGGAGGATGCTCCGGAGGAGATGTAGCTTCTCATGAAGCGATTTTCAGTCTCATGGAGTTGATAGATGCTCGACAACCCTATTTAGCTGAGTTTAAGGATGATCAATATCGCGAGGCGCTGAAGGTCATCCTTTCCGAAGTTAATGATACGCTTTATGAGCATAGTCTTATGGAAACGCGGCTTCGCGGCATGGGAACGACATTAAGTTTTATGCAGTTTTTTCGAGAAAAAGCTTGGTTACTCCATGTGGGAGATAGCCGGATTTATCGCTTGAGAGGGGATGAGCTTGCGTGTTTAACAGAAGATCATTCCCTAGCAAATCAGTTAAAAAATCGTTATGGACTTTCTAAACAATTAGATAAGGTGTATCCTTACCGTCATATTCTGACTAATGTTTTGGGAAGTCGTCCCTATGTTACCCCCGATATTCGGGATATTTCTTACGAGAAAGAAGATTTGTTTGTCTTTTGCTCTGACGGTTTGACAAATATGGTTTCCGATGCAGATATTCGGGATATTTTACTTCAAACTACGACTTTAGAAGAGGGGGGGAATATTTTAATTTCTCTAGCCAATAGTCGTGGGGGATCCGATAACGTTACCATAGTGTTAGTCCGAATACAATAG
- a CDS encoding CT253 family lipoprotein — MRKLLLLVSCGLLSINLTSCSLPASGSYHPKLYKSGSKAKGVVAMLPVFYRAGKASEALPWNLQAEFTQEISKRFHASDKVFLIKHTASPQVISQFYSPVIPEFSPQAVVEFLPAEFIVATELLEQKTSQDAFGHDSITASVRVRVFDIRHNKVSLIYQEIIESSQPLATTTSDYHRYGWQTKNFEATPMGLMHNRLFREVVARVEGYVCANYS, encoded by the coding sequence ATGCGAAAACTACTTTTATTAGTTTCTTGTGGACTTTTGTCTATCAACCTAACTAGCTGTTCTCTACCAGCATCAGGAAGCTATCACCCTAAGCTGTATAAATCAGGAAGTAAGGCAAAAGGTGTTGTGGCTATGCTGCCTGTGTTTTATCGTGCTGGAAAAGCCTCAGAAGCCCTTCCATGGAACTTACAAGCAGAATTCACACAGGAAATTAGCAAGAGATTCCATGCCTCTGATAAAGTATTTTTAATTAAACATACCGCGTCTCCACAGGTCATTTCACAGTTTTATTCCCCTGTGATTCCTGAGTTTTCTCCTCAAGCAGTAGTAGAATTTCTTCCGGCGGAGTTTATTGTCGCTACAGAGCTTCTGGAGCAAAAAACTTCTCAAGATGCGTTTGGTCACGACTCCATAACAGCATCTGTTCGTGTGCGTGTTTTTGATATTCGTCACAACAAGGTTTCTTTGATTTATCAAGAAATTATTGAATCTAGCCAACCTCTTGCTACAACAACTAGCGATTATCATCGTTATGGGTGGCAAACAAAAAATTTTGAAGCAACACCTATGGGTCTGATGCACAACCGTCTATTTCGAGAAGTTGTCGCCAGAGTTGAAGGCTATGTTTGTGCAAATTATTCGTAA
- a CDS encoding CPBP family intramembrane glutamic endopeptidase, which translates to MTHSWLFLLVLLALAAIASRNFFVWPKPAEKNPIQLQHVLIGVVLLFLPGWIPWITGSHSEAAARSLHGIFLACAFIFYLLGLPIEITRSAIYSGNKPEATFFQAIGSALRMWVIVIPVTQIIGLVLNKGLTLIMPLEALEEQTLTQEVQNTLTSTVYDHGFIFSLGILIPFAEEIFFRGFLQTFLKNKMNRIYALLYSSVLFALTHVEHSWGSLVFVPVLLVFSLFTGFLYEKERHIAAPIALHILFNSTNIGMLSVR; encoded by the coding sequence ATGACGCATTCTTGGTTATTCCTTCTTGTATTGCTAGCTTTAGCAGCAATAGCATCAAGAAACTTTTTTGTTTGGCCGAAACCTGCAGAAAAAAACCCTATACAACTACAACATGTTCTTATTGGAGTTGTTCTTTTGTTTCTTCCAGGATGGATTCCTTGGATTACTGGATCACATTCTGAAGCCGCAGCACGCTCACTTCATGGAATATTTTTGGCATGTGCATTTATCTTTTATCTCTTAGGTCTACCTATTGAAATTACAAGAAGTGCGATTTATTCAGGGAACAAACCTGAGGCAACTTTTTTTCAAGCTATAGGCTCTGCCCTGCGGATGTGGGTAATTGTTATTCCTGTTACGCAAATCATCGGTTTGGTACTCAACAAAGGGCTGACGCTCATCATGCCTCTAGAAGCTCTAGAAGAACAAACGCTCACGCAAGAAGTTCAAAACACCTTAACATCAACAGTGTATGATCACGGATTTATTTTCAGCTTAGGGATTTTGATCCCCTTTGCTGAGGAGATATTTTTCAGAGGTTTCCTACAAACCTTTCTGAAAAATAAAATGAATAGAATTTATGCCCTTCTTTATTCCTCGGTACTCTTTGCTCTTACTCACGTAGAGCATTCCTGGGGGAGCTTAGTGTTTGTCCCCGTGCTTCTTGTCTTTTCTCTATTTACAGGATTTCTGTATGAAAAAGAACGTCATATTGCGGCGCCTATAGCACTGCATATACTATTTAACTCTACGAATATTGGAATGCTATCTGTAAGATAA
- a CDS encoding RluA family pseudouridine synthase, whose translation MEEFSWVAQHEERLSSFLRSRLPDYKKHIIMDSVRYHGCRVNGRVERFESYRVQPGDRITLTVQTRLEPQILWEDAHCCIYNKPSHTSTEDLAKITRLNIVHRLDRDTTGCILFAKHASAANALSELFKKRKIHKQYTALVFGHPKKSSGTVISYTAPKSRRCGSVIFGNTPKNQGKLTITQWSILRTYKQYTLMRCEPITGRTHQIRLHMQTLGHPIVGDVDYGRKEQPKHVFRPLLHAHALTFTSPFSKEKVAVTASTSGDPREEAPHLLIN comes from the coding sequence ATGGAAGAATTCTCATGGGTTGCGCAGCACGAAGAAAGATTGTCATCTTTCTTGCGTTCACGGCTGCCCGATTACAAAAAACACATCATCATGGATTCGGTCCGTTATCACGGTTGTCGTGTAAATGGTCGTGTGGAAAGATTCGAGTCTTATAGAGTGCAACCTGGAGATCGCATTACTCTTACTGTGCAAACAAGATTAGAGCCACAAATCCTTTGGGAAGATGCGCACTGCTGCATTTATAATAAGCCTTCGCACACCTCTACGGAAGATCTTGCAAAAATCACCAGACTCAATATTGTCCATAGGCTAGATAGAGACACAACGGGGTGTATCTTATTCGCCAAACATGCCAGTGCTGCTAATGCCCTCTCAGAATTATTCAAGAAACGAAAAATACATAAACAATACACTGCTTTAGTTTTTGGTCATCCAAAAAAATCCTCAGGAACCGTAATTTCTTATACTGCTCCTAAATCTCGTCGTTGTGGCTCGGTAATTTTTGGAAATACCCCCAAGAATCAAGGGAAATTAACGATCACACAGTGGTCTATTCTTCGTACTTATAAACAGTACACCCTCATGCGATGTGAACCGATCACAGGAAGAACCCACCAGATCCGTCTGCATATGCAGACACTAGGCCATCCGATTGTAGGCGATGTAGATTACGGCAGAAAAGAACAACCGAAACATGTATTTCGTCCGTTATTACATGCTCACGCCTTAACCTTCACATCGCCTTTTTCAAAAGAAAAGGTAGCAGTAACTGCCTCTACTTCTGGAGATCCTCGAGAAGAGGCGCCTCATTTGCTCATTAACTAA